In a single window of the Natrialba magadii ATCC 43099 genome:
- a CDS encoding VOC family protein — translation MTSHLNSNSNSNTNPNSYTLPKTTSLGRIALQGSDLPELASFYQAVVGLTVLDQTADSAVLGVEETPLLVLEQDESASERGRANAGLFHTAFRVPSRAALGDAVERIRTNWQLTGASDHGVSEALYLTDPEGNGIEIYRDFPREEWPRAADGVVQMTTRPLDLGPLEAAAPGADSVPKGTDLGHVHLEVTSLETFADSYVDTLGFTRQTTVPDATFVSAGGYHHHLGANTWNNRTEPHSRSERGLRWFEVLVPDERTLETVSDRVSQRQGTSTSTPTATATLTELDDGIAVTDPDGIEIRFRVAS, via the coding sequence ATGACCTCACATTTGAATTCGAACTCGAACTCGAACACAAACCCGAACTCGTACACACTCCCCAAAACGACCAGCCTCGGCCGCATCGCACTCCAGGGTTCCGATCTGCCGGAACTGGCTTCGTTCTACCAGGCGGTCGTCGGTCTCACAGTCCTCGACCAGACGGCTGACTCCGCGGTTCTCGGCGTCGAGGAGACGCCACTGCTCGTTCTCGAACAGGACGAGTCCGCATCCGAACGCGGGCGGGCGAACGCCGGCCTCTTCCATACCGCCTTCAGGGTCCCCTCACGCGCCGCACTTGGCGATGCAGTAGAACGGATTCGAACGAACTGGCAACTTACAGGCGCATCCGACCACGGCGTTAGTGAAGCGCTCTACCTGACCGACCCGGAGGGTAACGGGATCGAAATCTATCGGGACTTTCCGCGCGAGGAGTGGCCGAGAGCCGCTGATGGTGTGGTTCAGATGACCACCCGCCCGCTCGACCTCGGTCCGCTCGAAGCGGCGGCACCGGGTGCCGATTCGGTCCCCAAGGGAACGGACCTCGGTCACGTCCACCTCGAAGTCACGTCACTGGAGACGTTTGCGGACTCCTACGTCGACACGCTCGGATTCACGCGCCAGACCACGGTTCCGGACGCCACGTTCGTTTCCGCCGGTGGCTATCACCACCATCTCGGCGCAAACACCTGGAACAACCGAACGGAACCTCACTCCCGTTCCGAGCGTGGACTGCGCTGGTTCGAGGTCCTCGTTCCAGACGAGCGGACACTCGAGACGGTTTCCGATCGCGTGTCACAGCGCCAGGGTACGTCTACGTCCACGCCCACGGCTACGGCCACGCTCACAGAACTCGATGATGGCATCGCCGTGACAGACCCCGACGGCATCGAAATCCGATTCCGAGTCGCCTCCTGA
- a CDS encoding YeeE/YedE family protein — MATELFAPALYESLFPAGISRYAIGGLLVGLGAVVIYLGTGIPAGASTFLESTLSYVSDQSRFQQYVSSRDWRVVFTLGIVAGAFVYALTFQSGLVSSGLYESGTTGQLYDLGGITLWLTDVQPWRLFLGGILVGIGTRIGKGCTSGHGVCGVGSASKTSIVGVITFLIVAIGTAQVVMALGVTP; from the coding sequence ATGGCAACTGAACTCTTCGCACCCGCGCTGTATGAGTCGCTGTTTCCCGCTGGTATCAGCCGGTACGCCATCGGCGGACTACTCGTCGGGCTTGGTGCCGTCGTTATCTACCTCGGGACCGGGATTCCAGCCGGTGCGAGTACGTTTCTCGAGTCGACGCTGTCGTACGTTTCGGACCAGTCGCGGTTCCAGCAGTACGTCAGTTCCCGTGACTGGCGCGTCGTCTTCACCCTCGGGATCGTTGCCGGCGCGTTCGTCTACGCGCTGACGTTCCAGTCGGGACTGGTTTCGAGCGGGCTCTACGAATCGGGGACGACCGGCCAACTGTACGACCTCGGTGGGATTACGCTCTGGCTGACTGACGTTCAGCCGTGGCGGCTGTTCCTCGGGGGGATCCTCGTCGGGATCGGCACTCGGATCGGCAAGGGCTGTACGTCGGGACACGGCGTCTGTGGCGTCGGCTCGGCATCGAAGACGTCGATCGTCGGCGTGATCACGTTCCTGATCGTCGCGATCGGGACAGCCCAGGTCGTGATGGCACTGGGGGTGACACCATAG
- a CDS encoding CBS domain-containing protein: MTTDVVAVERTTTLESVARQMLGREIGSVVVTSEQTPYGIVTESDVVSAVYHSGRPIDEIPTGRVASHPLVTIEPGQSTRLAVKRLQDERIKKLVVVDDLEVKGIITTQDLIDHYGNLTAELKSIREQRQREPSWPRR; this comes from the coding sequence ATGACGACCGATGTCGTCGCAGTCGAGCGAACGACGACACTCGAGTCCGTCGCGCGCCAGATGCTCGGGCGGGAGATCGGCAGTGTCGTCGTCACCAGCGAGCAGACGCCGTACGGGATCGTTACGGAGTCAGACGTCGTCTCGGCAGTGTATCACTCGGGACGGCCGATAGACGAGATTCCGACGGGTCGTGTTGCGAGTCACCCGCTCGTGACGATCGAACCGGGCCAGTCGACCCGGTTGGCCGTCAAACGACTGCAAGATGAGCGGATCAAGAAACTCGTCGTTGTCGACGACCTCGAGGTGAAAGGGATCATCACGACGCAGGATCTGATCGACCACTACGGGAATCTGACGGCCGAGTTGAAGTCGATTCGAGAGCAGCGACAGCGTGAGCCGTCGTGGCCACGGCGGTAG
- a CDS encoding sulfurtransferase TusA family protein, whose translation MSSEYDIAETLDVKGQSCPMPIVKTKQAIDDLSAGEVLEVVSTDSGSMSDLQGWADGTDGVDLLEQVEDDDLYTHYVEKTD comes from the coding sequence ATGAGTTCAGAATACGATATCGCGGAGACGCTCGACGTGAAAGGACAGTCCTGCCCAATGCCGATCGTCAAGACGAAACAGGCGATCGACGACCTGAGTGCGGGCGAGGTGCTCGAAGTCGTCTCGACCGACTCGGGCAGCATGAGTGACCTCCAGGGCTGGGCCGACGGCACCGATGGGGTCGACCTCCTCGAGCAGGTCGAAGACGACGATCTCTACACCCACTACGTCGAGAAGACGGACTAA
- a CDS encoding IclR family transcriptional regulator gives MRKPGGWMQNPTDDRVLEILDTGLLLGPTAIAKNIDKHRVTVSDRLRELQRYGLVACPEEGYYEITEQGKKYLEGELDADELEESTSGG, from the coding sequence ATGAGAAAGCCCGGAGGTTGGATGCAGAATCCGACTGACGACAGAGTGTTAGAGATTCTCGACACCGGGTTACTGCTTGGTCCAACTGCAATTGCGAAGAACATCGACAAACATCGCGTTACAGTGAGTGACCGACTGAGAGAACTCCAGAGGTATGGACTCGTAGCGTGCCCTGAAGAAGGGTATTACGAGATCACTGAGCAAGGGAAAAAGTATCTGGAAGGTGAACTCGACGCCGACGAGTTAGAAGAGTCAACGAGCGGAGGTTGA
- a CDS encoding YeeE/YedE family protein, which produces MSQQRHPLFMPLIFVGGLIFGFGLGFSHMARPEVVLNFLQFEDFGLLFVMGGAAVVTGIAFALVPRLFDRAPLTGDTYGRRLKSFDRNVLIGGAIFGVGWGLSGICPGAAYASLGVGNVTILWALAGMFVGAYLQGVWRSQRAASSATATGAD; this is translated from the coding sequence ATGAGTCAGCAAAGACACCCCCTGTTCATGCCGCTGATCTTCGTCGGCGGTCTGATCTTCGGCTTCGGTCTCGGCTTTAGCCACATGGCCCGCCCGGAAGTCGTCCTGAACTTCCTGCAGTTCGAGGACTTCGGGCTGCTGTTCGTCATGGGTGGTGCAGCGGTCGTCACCGGCATTGCGTTCGCGCTGGTGCCCCGACTATTCGACCGCGCACCGCTGACGGGCGACACCTACGGCCGACGGCTGAAGTCGTTCGATCGCAACGTCCTGATCGGCGGCGCAATCTTCGGCGTCGGCTGGGGCCTGTCGGGAATCTGTCCCGGTGCAGCCTACGCCAGCCTCGGCGTCGGAAACGTCACGATCCTGTGGGCACTCGCCGGCATGTTCGTCGGCGCGTACCTCCAGGGTGTCTGGCGCAGTCAACGCGCAGCGTCCTCGGCTACGGCGACTGGCGCTGACTAA
- a CDS encoding winged helix-turn-helix domain-containing protein: protein MEYKESPADRGVGDRDSPFVSLFSREGRAKILDVFLQRPYSDLTVSQVSDQADISRSTFHRNIEELIEIDVIKKTEAPTQGDVYSLNNNSEISKLLGKLRVELVKHSQSFINKELRYLPDPEIENLLDEAPPEDDSDNVNSAAYAPTNTEVTP from the coding sequence ATGGAGTACAAAGAATCACCTGCTGATCGGGGAGTTGGTGATCGGGATTCTCCCTTTGTGAGTTTATTCTCAAGAGAGGGGAGAGCAAAGATATTGGATGTTTTCCTTCAAAGACCATATTCAGATTTGACGGTTTCGCAGGTGAGCGACCAGGCCGATATCTCCCGGAGTACATTCCACCGGAACATTGAAGAGCTAATTGAGATAGACGTTATCAAAAAAACTGAAGCTCCGACTCAGGGTGATGTCTATAGTTTGAACAACAATTCGGAAATTTCCAAATTACTTGGAAAGCTCAGGGTTGAACTAGTTAAACATTCACAGAGCTTTATAAATAAAGAGTTGAGGTACTTACCAGACCCGGAGATAGAAAACCTATTAGATGAGGCACCTCCTGAAGATGATTCGGACAATGTGAATAGTGCTGCATATGC
- a CDS encoding zinc ribbon domain-containing protein — translation MPRVAPEVTAADRTATATAIGVDLGEYNLYTACPATMPDWKGAYAICGDDLCTRLDELRAQVAHLLGSEYDRETITAYVEQRRTALLERLDDAARTICDYASAYDRPVLVTENSHFEPDLWAWLTDPNAHRGTAWLLPAAQLRLRAVAAVYAIEVTTVPVSYSSQECHACGVIGERAQSPSFRCTNPDCAVGVVSADHNAAKVLAQRYYPGQRCAYQPSNSDTAATDTAPAPVPDGGSPQ, via the coding sequence ATGCCTAGGGTCGCCCCCGAGGTGACTGCCGCCGACCGCACTGCGACCGCGACCGCGATCGGCGTCGACCTCGGTGAGTACAACCTCTACACCGCCTGCCCGGCCACGATGCCGGACTGGAAGGGAGCCTACGCAATCTGCGGCGACGACCTTTGCACCCGCCTGGACGAGCTCCGCGCACAGGTCGCCCACCTGCTCGGTAGCGAGTACGACCGCGAGACGATCACCGCGTACGTCGAGCAACGCCGCACCGCGCTTCTCGAGCGTCTCGACGACGCCGCGCGAACCATCTGCGACTACGCGAGCGCGTACGACCGGCCCGTGCTGGTCACCGAGAACAGCCACTTCGAGCCCGATCTCTGGGCGTGGCTGACCGATCCCAACGCCCACCGCGGGACGGCGTGGCTCCTCCCGGCGGCGCAGCTCCGACTCCGAGCCGTCGCCGCCGTGTACGCCATCGAGGTGACGACCGTGCCGGTGTCCTACTCCTCGCAGGAGTGTCACGCCTGCGGCGTCATCGGCGAGCGCGCCCAGAGTCCCTCGTTTCGCTGCACGAATCCTGACTGTGCCGTCGGCGTCGTCTCCGCGGATCACAACGCCGCGAAGGTCCTCGCACAGCGGTACTATCCCGGCCAGCGCTGTGCCTACCAGCCGTCGAACTCAGACACGGCAGCCACAGACACTGCTCCAGCGCCCGTCCCCGACGGTGGTTCACCACAGTAG
- a CDS encoding DsrE/DsrF/DrsH-like family protein produces the protein MSTDTHTTSADDSEGAPEFDAAELQALRERVDELEESVADLDDDGNQKMTIIATQGSFDMAYPPLILASTAAAFGWDVVVFHTFWGLDILHEENSTDLKLSAVGNPNMPMPNALAALPGMDAMATRMMQKKIDENGTATIEELIDLSLESGVDLQACQMTIELMDYDEDDFYDGVTTGVGAATAIQHMAESDIQLLV, from the coding sequence ATGAGCACGGATACACACACGACGTCGGCCGACGACAGCGAGGGTGCACCCGAGTTCGACGCCGCCGAACTACAGGCACTCCGCGAGCGCGTCGACGAACTCGAGGAGTCGGTTGCCGACCTGGACGACGATGGAAACCAGAAGATGACGATCATCGCCACCCAGGGGAGTTTCGACATGGCGTACCCGCCGCTGATCCTCGCGAGTACGGCTGCGGCCTTCGGCTGGGACGTCGTCGTCTTCCACACCTTCTGGGGGCTCGACATCCTCCACGAGGAGAACTCGACGGATCTCAAACTGAGCGCCGTCGGCAATCCAAACATGCCGATGCCGAACGCGCTTGCCGCCCTCCCAGGAATGGACGCGATGGCCACGCGCATGATGCAAAAGAAGATCGACGAGAACGGCACGGCGACGATCGAGGAACTCATCGACCTCTCACTCGAGAGCGGCGTCGATCTGCAGGCCTGCCAGATGACCATCGAGTTGATGGACTACGACGAAGACGACTTCTACGACGGCGTTACGACGGGAGTCGGTGCGGCGACCGCCATCCAGCATATGGCCGAGTCGGATATCCAACTGCTGGTCTAG
- a CDS encoding HalOD1 output domain-containing protein yields the protein MSHQTLASEQVSHRVVETVAEADGIDPTEVKPPLYNVVDPTALNRLFDDLSTHSRHGHVSFPYRDYTVTVHSSGRVELE from the coding sequence ATGTCACACCAAACTCTCGCAAGCGAACAGGTAAGTCACCGCGTCGTCGAAACAGTTGCCGAAGCAGATGGGATCGACCCAACGGAGGTCAAACCACCCCTCTACAACGTCGTTGATCCCACTGCACTGAATCGCCTGTTCGACGATCTATCCACACACTCGCGTCACGGCCACGTCTCGTTTCCATACCGGGACTACACAGTGACCGTCCACTCGAGTGGGCGCGTCGAACTCGAGTAG
- a CDS encoding MBL fold metallo-hydrolase, with protein sequence MDDMDFPTPDVEIESVAPAELKARIDANEDVTLLDARMESDYDEWKIDDENVESINVPYFNFLDEELDDDILAQIPDDQEVTVLCAKGGASEFVAGSLKEHGYDVNHLEDGMNGWARIYEAVEVEDYDGAGSLLQYQRPSSGCLGYFVHDGDEAAVIDPLRAFTDRYLADADELGVDLKYAIDTHIHADHISGVRTLAEDGVEGVIPSAAVDRGVTYADDVTVADDGDEFQVGDATIETVYTPGHTSGMTSYLIDGELLATGDGLFIESVARPDLEEGDEGAEDAAKQLYESLQERVLSLPDDTLIGGAHFSDSAVPADDDTYTAPIGQLESDMAALTMDEADFVELILSDMPPRPANYEDIIATNLGQQAADDEEAFELELGPNNCAASQESLAGD encoded by the coding sequence ATGGACGACATGGACTTTCCAACCCCGGATGTCGAAATCGAATCTGTGGCGCCGGCCGAGCTGAAAGCGCGTATCGACGCGAACGAGGACGTTACGCTCCTCGATGCTCGAATGGAGTCAGATTACGACGAGTGGAAGATTGACGACGAGAACGTCGAGTCGATCAACGTCCCGTACTTCAACTTCCTCGACGAGGAGCTCGACGACGATATTCTCGCACAGATTCCGGACGACCAAGAAGTCACGGTCCTCTGTGCGAAAGGCGGCGCCAGCGAGTTCGTCGCCGGCTCGCTCAAAGAACATGGCTACGACGTGAACCACCTCGAAGATGGGATGAACGGCTGGGCGCGCATCTACGAGGCCGTCGAGGTCGAGGACTACGACGGCGCGGGCTCGCTCCTTCAGTACCAGCGCCCGTCTTCGGGTTGCCTCGGGTACTTCGTCCACGATGGCGACGAGGCAGCCGTCATCGACCCACTGCGTGCGTTCACTGACCGCTATCTCGCGGACGCCGACGAACTCGGCGTCGACCTGAAATACGCGATCGACACGCACATTCACGCGGACCACATCTCGGGTGTTCGAACCCTCGCCGAGGACGGCGTCGAAGGCGTCATCCCTTCGGCCGCAGTCGACCGCGGCGTCACTTACGCCGACGATGTAACGGTGGCCGACGACGGCGACGAGTTCCAGGTCGGTGACGCCACCATCGAGACCGTCTACACGCCCGGCCACACGTCCGGGATGACGTCGTACCTGATCGACGGCGAACTGCTCGCGACCGGCGACGGGCTGTTCATCGAGAGCGTCGCCCGCCCCGACCTGGAAGAGGGTGACGAGGGCGCTGAAGACGCTGCGAAACAGCTCTACGAATCCCTGCAGGAGCGCGTACTCTCGCTCCCAGACGACACCCTGATCGGCGGTGCCCACTTTAGCGACTCGGCCGTGCCCGCCGACGACGACACCTACACCGCACCGATCGGCCAACTCGAGTCGGACATGGCTGCCCTGACGATGGACGAAGCCGACTTCGTCGAGTTGATCCTCTCGGACATGCCGCCGCGTCCGGCCAACTACGAGGACATCATCGCGACGAACCTCGGCCAGCAGGCTGCTGACGACGAGGAAGCGTTCGAACTCGAGCTTGGTCCGAACAACTGCGCCGCCAGCCAGGAGTCGCTGGCTGGTGACTAA